From a single Lactococcus allomyrinae genomic region:
- the guaB gene encoding IMP dehydrogenase, whose protein sequence is MSNWETKFLKKGFTFDDVLLIPAESHVLPNEVSMKTKLAKNLTLNIPIISAAMDTVTDSKMAIAMARQGGLGVVHKNMSIEQQAEEIHKVKRSESGVITDPFFLTPNHKIEEAENLMATYRISGVPIVDTLENRKLVGIITNRDLRFITDYNQQIKNMMTSENLVTAPVGTTLDDASRILQENKIEKLPLVDEDGKLAGLITIKDIERVIEFPNAAKDEQGRLLVAGAVGVSSDTFERAEALFAAGADAIVIDTAHGHSAGVLRKIREIRDHFPDRTLIAGNIATGEGARALFEAGVDVVKVGIGPGSICTTRVVAGVGVPQITAIYDAANVAREFGKTIIADGGIKYSGDIVKALAAGGDAVMLGSMLAGTDESPGEFEIFQGRKFKTYRGMGSLAAMKQGSKDRYFQGAVNEANKLVPEGIEGRVAYKGTATDIVFQMLGGLKAGMGYTGAADIIALHESAQFIEMSGAGLKESHPHDVQITKEAPNYSVQ, encoded by the coding sequence ATGTCAAACTGGGAAACTAAGTTTTTGAAAAAAGGATTTACTTTTGATGATGTGTTGCTGATTCCGGCGGAATCTCACGTCTTGCCTAATGAGGTGAGTATGAAAACGAAATTAGCGAAGAATTTGACGTTGAATATTCCGATTATCTCTGCTGCAATGGATACTGTGACAGATAGTAAAATGGCGATTGCGATGGCGCGTCAAGGTGGTTTGGGCGTTGTTCATAAAAATATGTCAATTGAACAACAAGCTGAGGAAATCCACAAAGTGAAACGTTCTGAATCTGGCGTTATTACTGATCCATTTTTCTTAACTCCTAATCATAAAATTGAAGAAGCTGAAAATTTGATGGCGACTTATCGTATTTCTGGTGTACCGATTGTGGATACGCTTGAAAATCGGAAATTGGTGGGGATTATTACCAATCGTGATTTGCGTTTCATTACGGATTATAATCAACAGATTAAAAATATGATGACCTCTGAAAACTTGGTTACAGCACCTGTTGGAACAACTTTGGATGATGCTTCACGTATTTTACAAGAAAACAAAATTGAAAAATTACCTTTGGTTGATGAAGATGGTAAATTGGCTGGTTTGATTACAATCAAAGATATTGAGCGTGTGATTGAGTTTCCTAATGCGGCAAAAGATGAGCAAGGACGTTTGTTGGTTGCTGGTGCTGTAGGAGTGTCATCAGATACTTTTGAACGTGCGGAAGCTTTGTTTGCTGCTGGTGCGGATGCAATTGTTATTGATACAGCACACGGGCACTCAGCTGGTGTTTTGCGCAAGATTCGCGAGATTCGTGACCATTTTCCTGATCGGACATTGATTGCTGGAAATATCGCAACGGGCGAAGGCGCACGAGCTTTGTTTGAAGCTGGTGTGGATGTCGTGAAAGTTGGGATTGGTCCTGGCTCTATCTGTACGACACGTGTGGTTGCTGGTGTGGGTGTGCCTCAGATTACAGCAATCTATGATGCAGCGAATGTCGCGCGTGAGTTTGGTAAGACGATAATCGCTGATGGTGGAATTAAATATTCAGGTGACATTGTGAAAGCTTTGGCTGCTGGAGGAGATGCTGTCATGCTTGGCTCAATGCTTGCTGGTACGGATGAATCTCCTGGTGAGTTCGAGATTTTCCAAGGACGTAAATTTAAGACTTACCGTGGGATGGGTTCTCTTGCCGCGATGAAGCAAGGATCGAAAGACCGTTATTTCCAAGGTGCTGTTAATGAAGCGAATAAACTTGTCCCAGAAGGAATTGAGGGACGTGTAGCTTATAAGGGAACTGCGACGGATATTGTTTTCCAAATGCTTGGTGGTTTGAAAGCTGGTATGGGATATACTGGAGCAGCTGATATTATTGCTTTGCACGAGTCAGCTCAATTTATCGAAATGTCAGGTGCAGGCTTGAAGGAATCTCATCCGCATGATGTGCAGATTACGAAAGAAGCACCAAATTACTCTGTTCAATAA
- a CDS encoding RpiB/LacA/LacB family sugar-phosphate isomerase — protein MKIAVIQASTQIARNHLLFEETKRATEHLGAEVFNFGAVENEENFSYLQISLCVGLLLNSGSVDFVVTGCPSGNGFNSPVDC, from the coding sequence ATGAAAATTGCGGTCATTCAAGCCAGCACGCAAATCGCGCGCAATCACTTGCTTTTTGAAGAAACGAAGCGAGCGACAGAGCATTTGGGCGCTGAGGTGTTCAACTTTGGTGCAGTTGAAAATGAAGAAAATTTTTCTTATCTCCAGATTTCGCTTTGTGTTGGACTTTTGTTGAATTCTGGGAGTGTGGATTTTGTTGTGACGGGCTGCCCAAGTGGCAATGGCTTTAACAGTCCAGTGGACTGTTAA
- the yqeH gene encoding ribosome biogenesis GTPase YqeH — protein sequence MIENENMMEELHCIGCGAVIQTEDKDGLGYLPAGALKKKLENGDELYCQRCFRLRHYNEIAPTSLTDEDFLALLREIGQHDALIVNVVDIFDFNGSLISSLHRLTGNNDVLMVANKRDVLPKSLKVGKLTAWLREQAANYGLKPKDILVTSAKNQDDVEQLMEAIEHYRRGRDVYVVGVTNVGKSTLINAIIKNASGADDEVITTSRFPGTTLDKIEIPLDRDTALIDTPGIIHRGQMAHYLAPEDLKYVSPRKEIKPKTYQLNPEQTLFFGGLGRFDFISGERQGMTAYFDNELNIHRTKLEGATEFYEKHKGELLAPALVNAKLVRKEFSVKEKSDIVFNGLGWVRVPERAVVAAWVPEGVDIVMRKALI from the coding sequence ATGATTGAAAATGAAAATATGATGGAAGAACTGCACTGTATTGGTTGCGGAGCTGTGATTCAAACTGAAGATAAAGATGGACTGGGCTATTTGCCTGCGGGTGCGTTGAAGAAAAAGCTGGAAAATGGGGATGAATTGTATTGTCAGCGTTGTTTCCGCTTGCGTCATTACAATGAAATTGCTCCAACAAGCTTGACTGATGAGGACTTTTTGGCACTTTTGCGTGAGATTGGGCAGCATGATGCATTGATTGTCAATGTGGTGGATATTTTTGATTTTAATGGTTCGCTGATTTCATCGTTGCACCGTTTGACGGGGAATAATGATGTGTTGATGGTAGCAAATAAGCGTGATGTGTTGCCAAAATCTTTGAAAGTTGGTAAGTTGACGGCTTGGCTAAGAGAGCAGGCAGCAAATTATGGCTTGAAACCGAAGGATATTTTGGTGACTTCTGCTAAAAATCAGGACGATGTAGAGCAGCTGATGGAGGCGATTGAGCATTACCGTCGTGGGCGCGATGTCTATGTGGTCGGTGTGACGAATGTCGGTAAATCAACGCTGATTAATGCGATTATCAAGAATGCTTCAGGCGCTGATGATGAGGTCATTACGACGAGTCGTTTTCCTGGGACGACTTTGGATAAGATTGAGATTCCGCTGGATAGAGATACGGCTTTGATTGACACGCCGGGGATTATTCATCGTGGGCAAATGGCGCATTATTTAGCGCCTGAGGATTTGAAATATGTGTCGCCAAGAAAGGAAATCAAGCCAAAAACGTATCAGCTCAATCCAGAGCAGACCTTATTTTTCGGTGGTTTGGGACGCTTTGACTTTATTTCTGGTGAACGGCAGGGGATGACGGCTTATTTTGACAATGAGCTGAATATTCATCGGACGAAGCTTGAGGGTGCGACGGAATTTTATGAGAAGCACAAGGGGGAGCTGCTTGCTCCTGCGCTCGTCAATGCAAAATTGGTGCGCAAAGAATTTTCAGTCAAGGAGAAATCTGATATTGTCTTTAACGGCTTAGGCTGGGTGCGCGTGCCTGAGCGTGCAGTGGTCGCAGCTTGGGTGCCTGAGGGTGTGGATATTGTGATGCGTAAAGCGCTGATTTAG
- a CDS encoding ribose-5-phosphate isomerase: protein MRIGKAELFSFVEIAANALPNVICGYLPTPSDAFLFGRINQGNCASLPLGLNFGWSGEVNLRFTLEKLFETPMDTGYPVASAERKKRDAVQFKAIKKLAQTDMVSVLTGLSETFVSSIFRKRELVDFILENGVDSELTAFLKGKR, encoded by the coding sequence TTGCGGATAGGAAAAGCGGAGCTTTTCTCATTCGTAGAGATTGCAGCAAATGCTTTGCCAAACGTGATTTGCGGTTATTTGCCGACACCGTCTGACGCGTTTTTGTTTGGACGGATTAATCAAGGAAATTGTGCTTCGTTGCCATTAGGCCTGAATTTTGGCTGGAGTGGTGAGGTAAACTTACGATTTACACTTGAAAAATTGTTTGAAACACCCATGGATACGGGCTACCCCGTAGCATCTGCTGAACGGAAAAAACGGGATGCTGTGCAGTTTAAGGCAATTAAAAAATTGGCACAGACTGATATGGTTTCTGTTTTGACAGGCTTGTCAGAGACGTTTGTCAGTTCGATTTTCAGGAAACGAGAGTTGGTAGACTTTATCTTAGAAAATGGGGTAGATAGTGAGCTGACAGCATTTTTGAAAGGAAAACGATGA
- a CDS encoding GH25 family lysozyme — MGTYAAGGTEPTSSVTSTSESPLLRSFAAATPAMAQTTVNLTPSTTGIPAPDVVDISSYQSWLTQADFNSLKSSGVKTVVIKLTEGTTYTNPYAKSHIQMAKAAGLNIAVYHYATLTGANSQSAGNSQAIKEAQYFATTAKNLGLPANTVMVMDCEQPYKNSSGTIIGPNPNNMDWATAAAQFANELKSLGYANTKFYSSLSWVGTNTATVQMNYNTLGGAKNMWIAQYLYDTPANNSGWATAQTNNSKFGAWQYTSQMRFQGTTNLKNNSLDTSIDYSNTFTPSSPTPSVSPSISYQTQVQNYGWVSPTYNGQTNGTTGLALRVEALKASLLNLPSNLSGNIQYQAYVQGIGWQSTTATDGAIAGTVGQAKRMEAFRMQLTGSIASQYDVYYRAYVQNIGWLGWTKNWQTAGTSGMAYRIEAVQVQLVAKGSAAPSNGSVTFPYLTLPTVSYSTHVQNIGWQAPVVNGALSGTTGKSLRMEALKVELQNIASGVTGGITYRSQSQKIGWQAWVSDNSISGTTGQGLRDEAIEIKLTGGLSNYFNVYYRAHVQSIGWQAWVSNGATAGTVGKGLRMEALEIKIIPKANPAP, encoded by the coding sequence ATGGGAACCTATGCAGCAGGCGGGACTGAACCTACCTCCTCAGTCACTTCCACATCAGAATCCCCTTTGCTCCGTTCCTTCGCTGCAGCTACTCCAGCCATGGCACAAACGACTGTTAACCTTACACCCTCAACCACTGGAATACCTGCGCCTGATGTTGTAGATATTTCAAGTTATCAAAGTTGGCTAACCCAAGCAGATTTTAATAGTCTCAAATCCTCAGGAGTGAAAACTGTAGTGATTAAGTTGACCGAAGGGACAACTTACACCAATCCTTACGCAAAATCTCATATACAAATGGCAAAAGCTGCTGGTCTAAATATTGCTGTCTATCACTATGCAACCTTGACTGGTGCAAATTCTCAAAGTGCAGGAAATAGCCAAGCTATAAAAGAAGCTCAATATTTTGCAACCACTGCCAAAAATCTTGGACTTCCTGCCAACACAGTAATGGTTATGGATTGTGAACAACCCTATAAAAACAGTAGCGGGACAATCATCGGTCCCAACCCAAACAATATGGACTGGGCCACGGCCGCAGCTCAATTCGCAAATGAACTAAAATCATTAGGCTATGCCAATACCAAATTTTATTCCTCACTATCTTGGGTAGGCACAAATACCGCAACCGTCCAAATGAACTACAACACACTAGGCGGTGCGAAAAACATGTGGATAGCCCAATACCTTTATGACACCCCTGCAAACAACTCCGGCTGGGCAACCGCCCAAACCAACAACTCCAAATTCGGCGCTTGGCAATACACCAGCCAAATGCGCTTTCAAGGTACAACCAATCTAAAAAATAATAGCCTTGATACTTCTATTGATTACAGTAATACTTTTACGCCAAGTTCTCCGACTCCTAGCGTTTCCCCAAGTATTTCTTATCAAACTCAAGTGCAAAATTATGGCTGGGTCTCTCCCACTTACAATGGTCAAACCAATGGAACAACTGGTCTTGCGCTTAGGGTTGAAGCGCTTAAAGCCTCTCTTCTTAATCTTCCCTCCAACCTCTCAGGTAATATTCAATATCAAGCCTATGTTCAAGGAATAGGCTGGCAAAGCACGACCGCCACAGATGGAGCAATCGCTGGAACAGTAGGACAAGCCAAGCGCATGGAAGCATTTAGAATGCAGCTCACTGGATCTATCGCTAGTCAATACGACGTTTATTACCGCGCCTACGTCCAAAATATCGGCTGGCTCGGTTGGACCAAGAATTGGCAGACTGCAGGGACTTCTGGAATGGCTTACCGCATAGAAGCGGTGCAAGTCCAACTCGTTGCCAAAGGAAGCGCCGCACCGTCTAACGGTTCTGTCACTTTCCCTTATTTGACTCTTCCAACAGTAAGTTATAGTACTCATGTTCAAAATATCGGCTGGCAAGCCCCCGTTGTGAATGGTGCTTTATCAGGAACAACAGGGAAGTCACTTAGGATGGAAGCCTTGAAGGTAGAACTTCAAAATATTGCTTCAGGAGTAACAGGTGGAATAACCTATCGGAGTCAATCTCAAAAAATTGGTTGGCAAGCATGGGTATCTGACAATAGTATTTCTGGAACGACAGGACAGGGACTGAGAGATGAAGCCATAGAGATAAAACTTACAGGTGGACTCTCAAACTATTTCAATGTTTATTACCGTGCTCATGTTCAAAGTATCGGTTGGCAAGCGTGGGTATCTAATGGGGCAACCGCTGGAACAGTAGGAAAAGGACTTCGGATGGAGGCTTTGGAGATAAAGATTATTCCTAAAGCTAATCCTGCACCTTAA